One stretch of Myxocyprinus asiaticus isolate MX2 ecotype Aquarium Trade chromosome 23, UBuf_Myxa_2, whole genome shotgun sequence DNA includes these proteins:
- the LOC127413960 gene encoding probable N-acetyltransferase camello yields MAELQIRRYHKDDDEDVKEIFTLGMSEHIPSSCMHVLKQPLPQMILVCVFCAIVTSSKSILLPILTVTLLLAAGRLGVSYMFTKYIQTSLNQDLNNIRQTYLESPNSCFWVAESQGHVVGTVACLPVQFENYLELKRMSVKKSHRGQGIAKALCRTVADFARERGFQGVVLHTSVVQKDAQKLYEQMGYHKIREFVAPEAIARLTNFTLMEYRLNLKRNRN; encoded by the coding sequence ATGGCTGAGCTACAGATTCGTCGCTACCACaaagatgatgatgaggatgtgAAGGAGATTTTTACCCTGGGAATGAGCGAGCATATCCCATCCTCCTGCATGCATGTTCTCAAACAGCCCCTGCCACAGAtgattttggtgtgtgtgttttgcgctATAGTGACCAGCTCCAAGTCCATTCTTTTGCCCATACTGACAGTGACCCTGCTCTTGGCTGCAGGCCGGCTAGGTGTGAGCTACATGTTCACAAAGTACATCCAGACCTCCCTTAATCAAGATCTCAACAATATTCGACAGACCTACCTGGAGTCACCAAACTCCTGCTTCTGGGTGGCCGAGAGTCAAGGCCATGTTGTGGGTACAGTAGCGTGTTTACCTGTGCAATTCGAGAACTACCTGGAACTGAAGCGTATGTCTGTGAAAAAGTCTCACCGGGGACAGGGCATTGCCAAAGCACTGTGCCGTACAGTGGCAGATTTTGCTCGTGAACGTGGTTTTCAAGGAGTAGTGCTTCACACATCGGTGGTCCAGAAAGACGCACAGAAGCTCTACGAACAAATGGGTTACCACAAGATCAGAGAATTTGTTGCTCCGGAAGCAATTGCCAGGCTTACTAATTTCACATTAATGGAGTACCGACTCAACCTAAAACGGAATCGTAACTGA